The DNA window ATCCTGGCATCTTCCTCACCACAGCCTctgcctggggagggcaggTCCCCTCCCTCAAGAAATGGGGCTCatagcacagcagagctgctcttgctctgGCAAGAAAGCCATGGCAGCTCCTGAGGCATCTTCTTTGCACAGGACGTGGGGTACCCTGAGATCCTGGACATCCGGCCGTACATGTCGGAGCCCAAGGGCGATCCCATCACGTATGGGCTCTATGCAGTGCTGGTGCACTCTGGCTACAGCTGCAATGCTGGGCACTACTTCTGCTATGTGAAGGTGAGCCCGGGATGCTCCCTTGGCACCCTGTCTGGGCTGGGGCCTGGGAGGTGCTTGTGGGTCCCTTCAGGGTGCAGAAAGGAGCGTGCTCGGCAGGGTGGGTGGTGTGGAGCACTGGGCATGGGGCGCGGACTGTGCTCCGCTGCAGGAAACATGAAGGTCTGCCCTGACAGAGCTCCCTGGCCTGCCCCTGGGCCATCTGTGGGTTCTGgggagaggagctgtgctggtgggtgctgctcctgctgctctgcaggccagGAGGttccctgggcagagcctgacCCTGTTCTCCTCAGGCACAGCCTGACCAAGCTCTGTGTTCTCTTCCACAGGCCAGCAATGGGCAGTGGTATCGAATGAATGACCACGAGGTGCACCCCAGCAACATCAAGGTGGTTCTCAACCAGCAGGCCTATGTGCTGTTCTACCTGAGGTGAGAGAGCCCCCTGTGCCTCATGGCCCCCTACCCTGACCAAGCAGCCCCAAggcccctgtgtgtgtgtgtgtgtgtgctgcccagggaggggggTGGCAGGGAGGGGTCCAGCCCCTTGCTGTGGTTTGCTGTAGCACCTCAcctcctccagcctcccctTCCTCGTGTGTGCTGCTCACCCACGTCCCCAGGGCTGATGTGCTTTGCCttccccaggctgggcagccccaggaagAGCTCAGCAGGGCCCGTGGccacagctgccttcagccCACCCAGCTGCCCTGCCAGTGACTCCAAACCAGTGAAGAAACCTGCCACTAACGGGACCCTGTGTGTGCCACCCATGGGCCCGGTGAGTCCTGAAGGTTGgtgctcccaggagctgctgctccccgggccctggggctgcagccaggctgggctgggtgagtgggagggtgctgtgcagggcagatcctgctcctgctgaacTCAGGGATCCTggctgggcatggggagggTGTATCACTGTGTCTGTGGCTCTCCTCACTgaacttctctctttctctgtgtcTAGAAACAAgacaagctgctggggaaggggctgccagccccaggtgatgTTGGAGTCCCTGTTGCCCGCAGCTCTCCTGGGATGGGGTCAAAGCTGACAAACGGAGTTGCTCTGTCAAAGCTTCCCTTTCAGACCCCATCATCCAAACTGCCCCACAAAGGCACCCACGAGGccgctgtgctgggctgtgacacAGGCCAGAGGCCCAAGAAGCCGCAGGCACCTGGCATGCCCAGAGCAGGCTTCCATGCCACCAGCGCCATGTGCAGGGCCACAGCCGGGCTGCCCCCACAGGGCTCGGGCAGTGAGAAGGCACCTACCTCATCCCAGCTGCTGAAGTCCAGCCAGGAGCCCAGTGCCTGCGGGGCCAGGACCCTGAAGAAGAATtcctggggcagcacagcagggcagctggcCAAGGAGAGCCACGGGGCccggagcagttccagcagcttctGCCCCTCTCAGGGAAGGGACTGTGGCACCCccctccctgctggccctggcaccAAGCCGGCTGTCCCCAAAGACTCTgacctggctgtccccagaagccctggggcagcccctgtgaagccctccccgctgggcagcactgccctgcagtGGGGCAGCACCACGGCAGCACTGCTGGCCAGGAAACCGGAGCTCTCAGCCAAACAGGTGAGTCTGAGCTTCTGCCCAGGGGCTCATGCTGACACCCTGTGCCTCCTGAGcaggggtgggtgggtggggagagcccccagctccagcccaggctgtggtGGCTGCTCCCACCCTCTGGGTCAGGCCTGGCTCTCATCCACATCCCTGAGTGATGCAGGGGATGGCTCCTGCCCGCTTGCCTGGCACGGAGGGGTGACTGTGCCAGTCCCTgcagtggggggggggggggcattGGCACCCTCTtggtgtcacctgtcccagggTCAGTGGCACGGGGTGATGGCACAGAGGAGGGTGTGGGGGAGCCTCCTCCACAGGCAGTGAGGGGGCTCAGGAGGGTGCCAGCAGTTCCAGGTGTTTaaatttctctccttttttcctttgttcttcTAACTGAACATGCTTCTGATTCTCCCACCCCCACCTCCCTGCCCCTGTCTGTGTCtgttctccttccctttttctGCGCTCCCCTTTTTCTCTTGGCTCATGGAAACCCTGGTGTTAGACGGCCAAGTTTTTATTTGTGTCAATAACTGCAGGGCAAAGCCTCTCAGAAGGTGAGCGTGAGTGAgcaccaggcacagccccagcgcTCAGGCACCCATCCTGCCTCCAGTCccgggcctctgggccagtccaGGTAAGCAGTgccactgctgccagctcctgcatggCAGGAAGGCTGTGGGGGCTCCATCTGTGTGGCCTGGCAGCAGCTTCTctgttcccagggctggcagggcttgcTCCAGCTCTGAGAAGAGCTGACACACAAAGGGAGGGAGCTTTGCAGGCCCTGACCCCGTGCTAGTGTCCCGTGGGATCAGGAGGCACCAGCCTGGTCTCGATCTTGCTCTGGGTGTCCCTCGTAGCCTCCAGCACCAGcatgggctgcagcagcacccagtCCTTCCCAGTGTGCTGTGGGACCTGTGAGTGCTTGCAGAGCAGCATCTGATTCCCGTTTTGTGGGCAATATGGCAGCAGTTGGGTATTGTGCTCCTGCTTCtcaggggagggaggaagagaggggCTTCCAGGCTTTTGGATCAGCCTCTTTTCCTGTCCTTCAGCCTCTCCCCATCTGCTCTTGACCTTCCCAGTCCTGAAAAGTCAGCCTTCAGCTTCATGCTCACCCTGCCTGCTCAGCACCCAGCCTCGCTGCTGACCCCTGGTTCCGCTGCCCACCCCTCACACCTCCTCCTTTCTGGCGGCAGGGACACGGGGGCTGGCCACCAACAGCCGGAGGGTTCCTTCAAAAGGAGGCGAAGGAAGAGGAAACATCgtagcacagagcagagcccctGTGCTGAGGCTGTGAAGGACGGGGATGAAGTCTCCAGCCCTCCCAAGAAGGAGAGGATTGTTTCTCCAGAGGGCTGCGAGGACAAAGAGTCCAGGCTCCCCAAGAAGGAGGGCACTGCCTCTCAGGACTCCGCTGATAAAGACTCCAGGCCCCCCAAGAAGAAAATTGCTGCTCCAGGGGACTTGGTGTCTGTCGTGGGGAAGGAGGGGGCACACGAGGGTCTCTGCCATGGTCTGGCCTGTCAGGACATGAGGAGTGGGCCCACGCAACATGTGCCAGAGCCCAGTACTGGCCTGGGCATGGAGCCAGCCTCACCCCtcaagaggaagaagaagaagaaaaagaagaacagGAGCAAAGACAGCCCTTTGAAGAAGACAGAAGAGTGCAGCTCCGGGGTGCTGTCCTCAGACAGGTGAGGGACGAGGGGCATGTGAGAGCCTGAGGTCAGGCTCCTGAGTCAGGGCTTCTCACCTTTGTGCAGGTGGGATGCTCCTCAGTGTCCATCCAGCTGACCCCCTGATCCTGTGGGTGGGTTCACCTCAGGTGTCTCTGTGCCCTGTTGCTCTGTGGGAAGCTCAGACTGTCTTGCCCTGGTCTGGCTGGTGTGAGCTGaccctgctgccttccccagctccaggacAGCTGAGCCAGAGccctgtgggacacagcagAGCCCAGTGGAGGCTGGAGAGCACAAGCACCGCAAGCGCAAGAGGATGGAAAgcctcagcagcctggctgccagcaccgtccctgccaccactgccaccaCCCCAGGTGTGACCCTGTGCCCTGTCTGGTGCCTGGCAGCGCCAAGCCCGCGGCCGGTctgcccaggaggaggaggagggggggacAGGCCCCTTGGTTGACCCCCAGGACAGGCGCTTGTGTGCCCAGACACCCTGGGCCATGAGGACCTGTCTGTCCAAATGGTGTTTGCTGGGATGGGATCActctggggagggagggacacgGCTGCCCTTGCTCCCCTGGCTCACCCCCACCCTGCCTCTCTCTGCAGTGGCAGCACGTCCCAGTGGCAGCCGGGCTGGGGATGAGAGACCCGCCCTGGCTGCCCCGAGCCCTGtggccagcagctgggctgccacagcccctgaGGGCCGCGAGTCCAGTGTGGTGGACAAGCTGCTCCAGAACTCCTTGGACAAGGCTTACGGCAAACAAGGTAATCCTGGCTCACCTGGTGGGCAAACAGCCGTGCAGgccccctgccctgagccctgggtgggggcagagccccccagctctgcagggcctgagcacccccagccagTGCAGGCGGGCAGGTGCAGCCGGGcatggagctggcacagggtgggcagcgaggggctccagcctcggggcagggcctggggcagcagggcacagcctggtCCTCTGCTGACTTCACTGCTCTGCAGTGTTGACGTGGCAGGGTGAGATTTCGGCCGTGAGCCAGGATGCCATTcgggacacagccctggcccaAAGCAAGACTGTCATTGACGAGTGGGACCAGGAGTTCGACAAAGGAAAGGTGCGTGCTGGCCTGGGGCAGGTGGAGGAGGCTGGGGCCTCTGCACGCTGACCTGAGCGCTCTCCTACCTCTGCACAggtaaagaaaatgaagaagatGAAGCAGGAGCGGAGGAGAGACTCAAATCCGTTCCAGAAGTTGCAGAACAAGCGCAACTTCTGGTTGATGTCGCATCCTGCCAAGATGGCCAGCCTGGGCCACCGGCTCTCGGGTGAGTGAGCCGTGAGGGGGCACAGcgagcctggggctggggctggcagcctgCTGGGGGCTGACTCTGCTCTTTCCTCGCAGGTTGACATCTGCATCCCCACTGCTCAGCTGCAGTCCCGGGTCAGGGACCGAGGGCAGCGCTGTCCTGGGAGCTGGCGGTGGAGCTGAGAGGGGAGGGAATAgagccacagccctgggcttGTGCCTTCTCCTTCGgggagctgctttccagccgcacaGGAGCCTGCCCACGCTGCCTCGCCTCCAGCCTGCCTCGGCCGGGCTCCTCATCATCCTCTCCGTGCCTGTtccccccctgccccagcccgcGCCTGCGGGGGCTCCTGGCAAGTGCCTCAAGCCGGTCCCTGCTGCTCCGTGCTGCTGTGCCTCCCCTTTGCCGCCGTCACCGGCCCTCACTCCATGgcgccccagccctgcaccagcTGCATGGAGAGCCTCTCCCGGCCCGTGTCGGCCCGGCCCGCGCTGGCGCGGGGGCACCGGGGGATGGATCGATCCCTGCGGGGCCGGAgcgctgccggggctgcgggaACTGAAGGATGGAACTGAATAAATCCCGGTCTTTGACACTCGGCCGTGGTTGGCTGCGATCGCGAGGGGCGAGCGGCGGGAGGGGGCACCGGGATGGGGGAGTATCACCGGGATCGGGGGGGTATCACCGGGATGGGGAGGAACCGCCGGGACCGGGTGGGGGTCACAGGGACGGGGAGGAGAGGATCACCGGGACGGGGAGGGGAGAAACACCGGCATGGGTGGGGGTTACCGGGATGAGGAGGGAATCACCGGGACCGGGAGGGGTCACCGGGACGGCGGGGAATCACCGGGACCGGGAGGGGTCACCGGGACGGGCGGCAGAGGGCGGGGCCTGCCAGGCTCCGCCCCTGCGGGGTCACGTGGTGCCGGCCGTGGCGGCTGCGGCGCGCTCGTCACGCGGGCGGggccggagcggcggcggcgggatggaggaggaggagggcggcgGCTGCGGTCAgtgcgggccgggggcgggcggggggctcTGGGACACCCACCCGGCCCGGGGCGAGGTGCTGGGGTGGGCTGTGGTCCCCGCTGGGCGGCGGCGCCTCTCCCGGGCGGGGCGCGCTTGGGTCGGGCCgctcccaggtgcaggaccgGGGGCGGTGGCTCCGGGACGGGCGGGGATTCGGCGGTGGCGGCGGGACCTGCGGCCGCAAGTGACAGAGCGGCCTTGGCGGCATCGtgcgggcggcggcggaggaAGCGCCGGGCGGAACTGGCACCGGGTGCCCGCCGGTAGCGCGGGGGGCGGGCGCGCCGCCGGGCCGCCCTCCCGGGCCCGCGGAGCTCCGGTACTGCCCGCACGCCTTCCGTCCGCCGCTCGCACTTTGCACCGGTGCTCCCCcggcactgcccagcccggccccgcagcGCTCGGGGCAGGTTGGCCGCGATGGCTCCTGCTGAATGTCACAGCCCCGGTTCGGGCGCTCCCGGCGTGCCCGGAGCCGCTCCCGGGCGGGCCCCGGTGGCTCAGCGGTTGCAGGGTCTCCGCTCTCAGGCCCGTGCATTCCGCCCTCCGTGCCCGCAGAGCGTTCCTTCCTCCCGGTGCCGAGGAGCGGGACTGGGCAGGGACGCCCTGCCTGTGCCCGGGCTCTCCCAGGCCGGTGCCGTGTGTCGGCAGGTGGTGTTCCTTGGGCAGGGCCTTTGCTAAGGGGAGACTGGAGCCTGGGTGAGGTCTGGGCCCATGGCCCCGGAGCTGGAGCCGTGCTGGTGCCCGTTTTTCCTGGGAGCAGCCGGTGCCAGCCCAGTGCCGCTGCCGGCAGTGCTGATTCGCGGCCGGTTTCCTGCCCAGCTGTGCGACACGGCCGATTAGGAGCTGCTGTTCCACCCCAGAAGTGACAGTGCTGGCCTGCGAGGACTTCGCCGTGTGAGATAAGGAGGTGCCGGCGGCTGCGGCCTGGCTCGGGTGTTGTCAGACACAGCCCATTAGCAGGAGAGCGCTGTGGGGAGTGGTTCTGCCAGCAGCCTCTCGGTGCTTCCCGGAATCACCTGGAAGACATCCCGGGTCATCTCTCAGCATTAGAAATGTGCCGCGCATCCTGCCGCGGAGAAGGCAGGGAGTGCACAGCCGCCTCCACCCCActgttcctgtgctggggcagcacagcccctgccccggAGCCCTTCAGCTGAGCTGGTTTAGCCAAGGACGTTCTGCGAGGCTGGAGCGTGGTGGGAGCCGACGGGCAGTCTGTTTGTGGTGGGATTGTGCTGACGCCAGTGTCTGCCCCACGGCTCACGGCCCCTCTGCAGCCGTCTGCCTCGGCAGAGAGCAAATCCCAGGGCGAGCAGCTGGCGGCACAGATGTGcgctccccctgctcctgccaggcgCGGG is part of the Zonotrichia albicollis isolate bZonAlb1 chromosome 19, bZonAlb1.hap1, whole genome shotgun sequence genome and encodes:
- the USP36 gene encoding ubiquitin carboxyl-terminal hydrolase 36 isoform X1 → MIAEKLREALEPGRREAAAELGRPLAAAARSVLQQRIEFVPARRGLAGQLGHLRHKYEHIGAEPAGRPLGVTGGLAERPQNPPGHGHAPPRPAGDGIPPPQKVLFPAHSLSMKWERVHRVGAGLSNLGNTCFLNSALQCLTYTPPLTNYLLSREHGRTCAHGSFCMMCTMQNHTIQAFANSGNAIKPLSIIRDLKKISHNLRFGRQEDAHEFLRYTIDAMQKACLNGYTKLDRQTQATTLVHQIFGGYLRSRVKCLECKTVSDTYDPYLDVTLEVERAANIVRALELFVKPEQLGGDNAYRCSTCRKKVPASKRFTIHRASNVLTISLKRFGSCGPSGGRKITKDVGYPEILDIRPYMSEPKGDPITYGLYAVLVHSGYSCNAGHYFCYVKASNGQWYRMNDHEVHPSNIKVVLNQQAYVLFYLRLGSPRKSSAGPVATAAFSPPSCPASDSKPVKKPATNGTLCVPPMGPKQDKLLGKGLPAPGDVGVPVARSSPGMGSKLTNGVALSKLPFQTPSSKLPHKGTHEAAVLGCDTGQRPKKPQAPGMPRAGFHATSAMCRATAGLPPQGSGSEKAPTSSQLLKSSQEPSACGARTLKKNSWGSTAGQLAKESHGARSSSSSFCPSQGRDCGTPLPAGPGTKPAVPKDSDLAVPRSPGAAPVKPSPLGSTALQWGSTTAALLARKPELSAKQGKASQKVSVSEHQAQPQRSGTHPASSPGPLGQSSPEKSAFSFMLTLPAQHPASLLTPGSAAHPSHLLLSGGRDTGAGHQQPEGSFKRRRRKRKHRSTEQSPCAEAVKDGDEVSSPPKKERIVSPEGCEDKESRLPKKEGTASQDSADKDSRPPKKKIAAPGDLVSVVGKEGAHEGLCHGLACQDMRSGPTQHVPEPSTGLGMEPASPLKRKKKKKKKNRSKDSPLKKTEECSSGVLSSDSSRTAEPEPCGTQQSPVEAGEHKHRKRKRMESLSSLAASTVPATTATTPVAARPSGSRAGDERPALAAPSPVASSWAATAPEGRESSVVDKLLQNSLDKAYGKQVLTWQGEISAVSQDAIRDTALAQSKTVIDEWDQEFDKGKVKKMKKMKQERRRDSNPFQKLQNKRNFWLMSHPAKMASLGHRLSG
- the USP36 gene encoding ubiquitin carboxyl-terminal hydrolase 36 isoform X2; this encodes MIAEKLREALEPGRREAAAELGRPLAAAARSVLQQRIEFVPARRGLAGQLGHLRHKYEHIGAEPAGRPLGVTGGLAERPQNPPGHGHAPPRPAGDGIPPPQKVLFPAHSLSMKWERVHRVGAGLSNLGNTCFLNSALQCLTYTPPLTNYLLSREHGRTCAHGSFCMMCTMQNHTIQAFANSGNAIKPLSIIRDLKKISHNLRFGRQEDAHEFLRYTIDAMQKACLNGYTKLDRQTQATTLVHQIFGGYLRSRVKCLECKTVSDTYDPYLDVTLEVERAANIVRALELFVKPEQLGGDNAYRCSTCRKKVPASKRFTIHRASNVLTISLKRFGSCGPSGGRKITKDVGYPEILDIRPYMSEPKGDPITYGLYAVLVHSGYSCNAGHYFCYVKASNGQWYRMNDHEVHPSNIKVVLNQQAYVLFYLRLGSPRKSSAGPVATAAFSPPSCPASDSKPVKKPATNGTLCVPPMGPKQDKLLGKGLPAPGDVGVPVARSSPGMGSKLTNGVALSKLPFQTPSSKLPHKGTHEAAVLGCDTGQRPKKPQAPGMPRAGFHATSAMCRATAGLPPQGSGSEKAPTSSQLLKSSQEPSACGARTLKKNSWGSTAGQLAKESHGARSSSSSFCPSQGRDCGTPLPAGPGTKPAVPKDSDLAVPRSPGAAPVKPSPLGSTALQWGSTTAALLARKPELSAKQGKASQKVSVSEHQAQPQRSGTHPASSPGPLGQSRDTGAGHQQPEGSFKRRRRKRKHRSTEQSPCAEAVKDGDEVSSPPKKERIVSPEGCEDKESRLPKKEGTASQDSADKDSRPPKKKIAAPGDLVSVVGKEGAHEGLCHGLACQDMRSGPTQHVPEPSTGLGMEPASPLKRKKKKKKKNRSKDSPLKKTEECSSGVLSSDSSRTAEPEPCGTQQSPVEAGEHKHRKRKRMESLSSLAASTVPATTATTPVAARPSGSRAGDERPALAAPSPVASSWAATAPEGRESSVVDKLLQNSLDKAYGKQVLTWQGEISAVSQDAIRDTALAQSKTVIDEWDQEFDKGKVKKMKKMKQERRRDSNPFQKLQNKRNFWLMSHPAKMASLGHRLSG